The following are encoded in a window of Primulina eburnea isolate SZY01 chromosome 4, ASM2296580v1, whole genome shotgun sequence genomic DNA:
- the LOC140829792 gene encoding bidirectional sugar transporter SWEET4-like, protein MTYAGQALARTIIGIIGNVISFGLFISPAPTFKRIWQNKSTEEFHPYPYLLCVLNCLFWVFYGLPIVHPDSTLVITINGIGLTLELIYLTIFFAYTGKRNRKIIGAFLLGEAALVGTIAAVTLLRFPTHTKRSTFVGIICVLAGIMMYGSPLSIIKKVVQTKSVEFLPFWLCLAGFVNGIVWFTYANLKTFDLYIATGNGIGAALGLVQLSVYAYYKLYGNPKVRDDAKPAGEVQLQTSTAHRGVASLPV, encoded by the exons ATGACTTACGCCGGACAAGCTCTTGCTCGCACAATCATCGGCATCATCG gCAACGTTATATCTTTTGGTCTCTTCATCTCTCCTGC GCCAACTTTCAAGAGGATATGGCAGAATAAGAGTACGGAGGAATTCCATCCATACCCCTATCTTCTCTGTGTGCTCAACTGTTTATTCTGGGTCTTCTATGGGTTACCCATCGTTCATCCCGATAGCACGCTCGTCATAACTATCAACGGCATCGGCCTGACCTTGGAGTTGATTTACCTCACCATTTTCTTCGCCTACACCGGCAAAAGGAACAGG AAAATCATAGGAGCTTTTCTACTTGGAGAGGCAGCGTTGGTTGGGACCATAGCAGCAGTCACGCTTCTTCGCTTCCCCACACACACCAAGAGATCAACTTTTGTGGGGATCATTTGTGTGCTTGCTGGTATTATGATGTACGGCTCCCCTCTCTCCATCATT AAAAAGGTTGTCCAAACTAAGAGCGTGGAATTCCTGCCATTCTGGCTTTGCTTGGCTGGATTTGTAAACGGGATCGTGTGGTTTACTTACGCTAACCTCAAGACCTTCGATTTGTATATCGCC ACCGGAAACGGAATTGGAGCGGCACTGGGATTGGTGCAACTCTCTGTGTACGCTTATTACAAGCTTTACGGCAACCCGAAGGTTCGCGACGATGCTAAGCCAGCGGGAGAGGTGCAGCTCCAGACCTCCACAGCACACCGGGGCGTGGCCTCGCTGCCAGTTTGA